From the genome of Streptomyces sp. NBC_00659, one region includes:
- a CDS encoding YraN family protein: MKTPEARKALGAYGEELAARRLTGAGMTVLARNWRCGRTGEIDIVARDGDALVVCEVKTRGAGAFQHPMDAVTPAKARRLRGLAERWLQEHGGAPPGGVRIDLVGVLIPERGAPVVEHARGVA; the protein is encoded by the coding sequence ATGAAGACACCCGAGGCACGTAAGGCACTGGGAGCCTACGGCGAGGAACTGGCCGCACGACGGCTGACCGGGGCCGGAATGACGGTCCTGGCACGCAACTGGCGCTGCGGCAGGACCGGCGAGATCGACATCGTCGCCCGGGACGGCGACGCGCTGGTCGTCTGCGAGGTCAAGACCCGCGGGGCGGGGGCGTTCCAGCATCCGATGGACGCCGTCACACCGGCCAAGGCCCGCCGGCTGCGCGGTCTGGCCGAACGCTGGCTCCAGGAACACGGTGGAGCCCCGCCGGGTGGCGTCCGCATCGACCTGGTCGGCGTCCTGATCCCCGAACGCGGCGCGCCCGTGGTCGAGCACGCGCGGGGGGTGGCCTGA
- a CDS encoding YifB family Mg chelatase-like AAA ATPase, translating to MGFARTCSVALVGVEGVVVEVQADLEPGIAAFTLVGLPDKSLTESRDRVRAAVVNSGASWPQKKLTVGLSPASVPKGGSGFDLAVASAVLGASERIDPRVLADIVMIGELGLDGRVRPVRGILPAVLAAADAGYVQVVVPECAAAEASLVPGVSVLGVRSLRQLIAVLADEPVPEEEPDERGRPDPLSAGLRLPGTGEATGLCGIAVPEHDRGHDLGDVVGQLSARTAMEVAAAGGHHVFLQGPPGAGKTMLAERMPLIMPRLTRQESLEVTAIHSVAGLLPPGKPMVDVAPYCAPHHSATMQSLVGGGKGLARPGAVSLSHRGVLFLDEAPEFSGFALDALRQPLEAGHVVIARSAGVVRFPAKFLMVLAANPCPCGRFSTTNDFCECPPSVIRRYQARLSGPLLDRVDLRVDVEPVSRAELTARGARGESTKTVADRVLAGRERAAERLKGTPWHTNSEVPGRELRGRWQARAGAMDEAERGLERGLLTARGLDRVLRVAWTVADLSGHDRPDAGDVALALQLRTGIPRGVPMAIGSPA from the coding sequence ATGGGATTCGCGCGTACGTGTTCGGTCGCCCTGGTGGGCGTGGAGGGCGTCGTCGTCGAGGTCCAGGCCGACCTGGAGCCGGGCATCGCCGCCTTCACACTGGTCGGACTCCCCGACAAGAGTCTGACCGAGAGCCGGGACCGGGTCAGGGCGGCGGTGGTCAACTCCGGCGCGTCCTGGCCGCAGAAGAAACTGACGGTGGGGCTGAGCCCGGCCTCGGTGCCCAAGGGCGGTTCCGGCTTCGATCTCGCCGTGGCCTCGGCGGTGCTGGGCGCCTCCGAGCGGATCGACCCCCGCGTGCTCGCCGACATCGTGATGATCGGGGAACTGGGGCTCGACGGCCGGGTGCGGCCGGTCCGCGGCATCCTCCCGGCCGTCCTCGCCGCGGCGGACGCCGGGTACGTACAGGTGGTGGTGCCGGAGTGCGCGGCGGCCGAGGCCTCACTCGTGCCGGGGGTCTCGGTGCTCGGGGTCCGCAGCCTGCGCCAGCTGATCGCGGTACTGGCGGACGAACCGGTGCCCGAGGAGGAGCCGGACGAGCGGGGCCGCCCGGACCCGCTGTCCGCCGGCCTGCGCCTGCCCGGCACGGGCGAGGCCACCGGCCTCTGCGGCATCGCCGTGCCGGAACACGACCGGGGCCACGACCTCGGCGACGTCGTCGGCCAGCTCTCGGCACGCACCGCGATGGAGGTGGCGGCGGCCGGCGGCCACCATGTCTTCCTCCAGGGGCCGCCCGGCGCGGGCAAGACGATGCTGGCCGAGCGGATGCCGCTGATCATGCCGCGCCTCACCCGGCAGGAATCCCTGGAGGTGACGGCGATCCACTCCGTCGCGGGCCTGCTGCCGCCCGGCAAACCGATGGTGGACGTCGCGCCGTACTGCGCACCCCATCATTCCGCGACCATGCAGTCGCTCGTCGGCGGCGGCAAGGGGCTCGCACGGCCCGGAGCGGTGTCCCTGTCACATCGTGGCGTGCTCTTTCTGGACGAGGCACCGGAGTTCAGCGGCTTCGCGCTGGACGCCCTGCGGCAGCCGCTGGAAGCGGGACACGTGGTGATCGCGCGCAGCGCCGGTGTCGTGAGGTTCCCCGCGAAGTTCCTGATGGTGCTGGCCGCCAACCCCTGCCCCTGCGGCCGCTTCAGCACGACGAACGACTTCTGCGAGTGTCCGCCCTCCGTCATCCGCCGCTATCAGGCGAGGCTCTCCGGGCCGCTGCTCGACCGGGTCGACCTGCGCGTGGACGTCGAACCGGTCAGCCGGGCCGAACTCACCGCGCGCGGGGCGCGGGGCGAGTCGACGAAGACGGTCGCGGACCGGGTCCTCGCCGGCCGTGAACGGGCCGCCGAGCGCCTGAAGGGGACCCCCTGGCACACCAACAGCGAGGTGCCGGGGCGCGAGCTGCGCGGACGCTGGCAGGCGCGGGCGGGAGCGATGGACGAGGCCGAGCGGGGCCTGGAGCGCGGGCTGCTGACGGCTCGTGGCCTGGACCGGGTGCTCCGGGTCGCCTGGACGGTCGCGGACCTGTCCGGACACGACCGGCCCGACGCCGGGGACGTCGCCCTGGCCCTCCAGCTGCGCACCGGCATCCCGCGCGGTGTGCCGATGGCGATCGGCTCGCCGGCATGA
- the dprA gene encoding DNA-processing protein DprA encodes MTAVEREARVTLSRVVEPGDEVCGRWIREVGAPEAVRWLYGNLGQPRGMTDRRWAGLRARAARAAPERDLALARGAGVRFVCPGESEWPAQLDDLGDARPVGLWVRGPAGLRLWALRSVAVVGARACTEYGAHMAATLGAGLAERGWVVVSGGAYGIDGAAHRGALGAGGATVAVLACGVDRPYPRGHTQLITRIAEQGLVVGELPPGEHPTQSRFILRNRVIAALTRGTVVVEAAYRSGALVTARAAQRLGRFTMGVPGPVTSALSAGVHEMLRGEAVLVSDAAEVAELVGDMGELAPDRRGPVLPRDLLPPDAVRVLAALPARDPAGTEEIARRAATSTDDAVGRLYELRALGFVERHGDGWKLTRQATASGGGDREGC; translated from the coding sequence ATGACAGCCGTCGAACGCGAGGCCCGCGTCACGCTGTCCCGGGTCGTCGAACCGGGTGACGAGGTCTGCGGCCGCTGGATCCGGGAGGTCGGGGCCCCGGAAGCGGTCCGGTGGCTGTACGGGAACCTGGGACAGCCACGGGGAATGACCGACAGAAGGTGGGCCGGGCTGCGGGCCAGGGCCGCGCGGGCCGCCCCGGAGCGCGACCTCGCCCTCGCCCGGGGCGCCGGGGTGAGGTTCGTCTGTCCCGGTGAATCCGAATGGCCCGCGCAGCTCGACGACCTGGGGGACGCCCGGCCCGTCGGACTGTGGGTGCGCGGGCCGGCCGGTCTGCGGTTGTGGGCCCTGAGATCGGTGGCCGTCGTCGGCGCCCGTGCCTGTACGGAGTACGGCGCGCACATGGCCGCCACCCTCGGCGCCGGTCTTGCGGAGCGGGGCTGGGTGGTGGTGTCCGGCGGCGCCTACGGCATCGACGGCGCCGCGCACCGCGGCGCCCTCGGGGCGGGCGGGGCCACGGTCGCGGTGCTCGCCTGCGGCGTCGACCGGCCCTATCCGCGCGGACACACCCAGCTGATCACCAGAATCGCGGAACAGGGTCTCGTCGTGGGGGAGCTGCCGCCGGGCGAGCACCCGACGCAGAGCAGATTCATCCTTCGCAACCGGGTCATCGCGGCGCTCACCCGGGGCACCGTGGTCGTCGAGGCGGCGTACCGCAGCGGAGCGCTCGTCACCGCCCGCGCCGCACAGCGGCTGGGCCGGTTCACGATGGGCGTGCCGGGTCCCGTCACCAGCGCGCTGTCGGCCGGGGTGCACGAAATGCTGCGCGGGGAGGCCGTCCTGGTGTCCGACGCCGCGGAAGTCGCCGAACTGGTGGGCGACATGGGGGAGCTGGCTCCGGACCGGCGTGGTCCCGTACTGCCGCGCGACCTGCTGCCCCCGGACGCGGTGCGTGTCCTGGCCGCTCTGCCGGCGCGGGATCCGGCCGGGACCGAGGAGATCGCCCGGCGGGCGGCGACCAGTACGGACGACGCGGTCGGGAGACTGTACGAACTCCGAGCACTTGGATTCGTCGAACGACACGGCGACGGCTGGAAGTTGACACGCCAGGCGACGGCCTCCGGCGGAGGTGATCGGGAGGGATGCTGA
- the whiG gene encoding RNA polymerase sigma factor WhiG, whose product MPQHTSGSDRTAIPPAARDGGSVRPPAPSTLDELWRSYKSTGDERLREQLILHYSPLVKYVAGRVSVGLPANVEQADFVSSGVFGLIDAIEKFDIEREIKFETYAITRIRGAMIDELRALDWIPRSVRQKARNVERAYATLEARLRRTPSEGEVAAEMGIGVEELHAVFSQLSLANVVALEELLHAGGEGGDRLSLMDTLEDTAADNPVEVAEDRELRRLLARAINTLPDREKTVVTLYYYEGLTLAEIGNVLGVTESRVSQIHTKSVLQLRAKLASFGR is encoded by the coding sequence ATGCCCCAGCACACCTCCGGGTCCGACCGGACGGCGATCCCGCCAGCCGCCCGCGACGGCGGCAGCGTGCGCCCGCCCGCGCCCTCGACACTCGACGAGCTGTGGCGGTCGTACAAGTCGACCGGTGACGAGCGGCTGCGGGAACAGCTGATCCTGCACTACTCGCCGCTGGTGAAGTACGTCGCGGGCCGGGTCAGCGTGGGCCTGCCGGCCAATGTCGAGCAGGCCGACTTCGTCTCGTCGGGGGTGTTCGGGCTGATCGACGCGATCGAGAAGTTCGACATCGAGCGGGAGATCAAGTTCGAGACGTACGCGATCACCCGCATCCGCGGGGCGATGATCGACGAACTGCGGGCGCTGGACTGGATCCCGCGGTCGGTGCGTCAGAAGGCGCGCAATGTGGAGCGCGCCTACGCGACGCTGGAGGCGCGGCTGCGGCGCACCCCCTCCGAGGGTGAGGTCGCCGCCGAGATGGGCATCGGTGTGGAGGAACTCCACGCGGTGTTCAGCCAGTTGTCGCTGGCCAACGTGGTCGCTCTGGAGGAGCTGCTGCATGCCGGCGGCGAGGGCGGCGACCGGCTGAGCCTGATGGACACCCTGGAGGACACCGCCGCCGACAACCCGGTCGAGGTGGCCGAGGACCGGGAGCTGCGGAGGCTGCTGGCACGGGCGATCAACACGTTGCCCGACCGGGAGAAGACCGTGGTCACGCTGTACTACTACGAAGGGCTCACGCTCGCGGAGATCGGCAATGTGCTCGGGGTGACCGAGAGCCGGGTGAGCCAGATCCACACCAAGTCGGTGCTTCAGCTGCGCGCCAAGCTGGCCAGTTTCGGACGCTGA
- a CDS encoding TetR/AcrR family transcriptional regulator, whose product MAEHRSMQRAALLDAARSLLSEGGTESLTFPALAERTGLARSSVYEYFRSRAAVVEELCEVDFPVWAAEVSAAMAAADGPEATVEAYVRRQLALVGDRRHRAVVAISASELDAGAREKIRAAHGGLVTMIGEALTEMGHAEPRLAAMLLQGVVDAAVRRIELGAAEDPSAITEAAVTMALRGVRG is encoded by the coding sequence GTGGCCGAGCACCGGTCGATGCAGCGAGCCGCCCTGCTGGACGCGGCGCGATCCCTGTTGTCCGAGGGCGGGACGGAGTCGCTGACCTTCCCCGCGCTCGCCGAGCGCACGGGGCTCGCGCGTTCCTCCGTGTACGAGTACTTCCGGTCCAGAGCGGCCGTCGTCGAGGAACTGTGCGAGGTCGACTTCCCCGTCTGGGCGGCCGAGGTCTCCGCCGCGATGGCCGCGGCGGACGGCCCCGAGGCCACGGTCGAGGCCTATGTGCGCCGGCAGCTGGCCCTGGTCGGGGACCGGCGGCACCGCGCCGTGGTCGCCATCTCCGCCAGCGAACTCGACGCGGGTGCCCGGGAAAAGATCAGGGCCGCGCACGGCGGGCTGGTCACGATGATCGGTGAGGCGCTCACGGAGATGGGGCACGCCGAGCCGCGGCTGGCCGCGATGCTCCTCCAGGGCGTGGTGGACGCCGCGGTGCGCCGTATCGAGCTGGGCGCCGCCGAGGACCCCTCCGCGATCACGGAGGCGGCCGTGACGATGGCCCTCCGGGGCGTCCGGGGCTGA
- a CDS encoding murein hydrolase activator EnvC family protein, giving the protein MRVKRCVRAWLLLCLAVTVLGASAPAPGTGPGPRVPASPPTADPSVPTLARAWPVGVRPFVVRGWEPPETAYSRGHRGVDLAAGPGAEVRAVASGRVSFAGRVAGRGAVSVELPGTGAPPLRTTYGPVRASVRKGDEVLAGQVLGTLETPDTHCGPTPCLHWGLRRGTAYLNPLSLLPPWLLGTGPSRLLPLDTPDTRP; this is encoded by the coding sequence ATGCGAGTGAAGCGATGTGTGCGTGCGTGGCTCCTGCTGTGCCTGGCGGTGACCGTCCTGGGTGCGTCGGCGCCGGCTCCCGGGACCGGCCCCGGGCCGAGGGTCCCGGCCTCCCCGCCGACGGCCGACCCCTCGGTGCCCACGCTCGCCCGCGCCTGGCCGGTGGGCGTCCGGCCGTTCGTCGTACGGGGCTGGGAACCGCCGGAGACGGCCTACTCGCGGGGGCATCGCGGGGTCGACCTGGCGGCCGGGCCCGGCGCCGAGGTACGGGCCGTCGCGTCCGGCCGGGTGTCCTTCGCGGGCCGGGTCGCGGGTCGCGGGGCCGTCTCGGTGGAGCTGCCGGGTACGGGGGCACCGCCGCTGCGGACGACGTACGGACCGGTGCGGGCCTCGGTGCGCAAGGGCGACGAGGTCCTCGCGGGCCAGGTGCTCGGCACCCTGGAAACACCGGACACACACTGCGGGCCGACACCCTGTCTGCACTGGGGCCTGCGCAGAGGCACGGCCTATCTGAACCCGCTGTCGCTGCTCCCCCCGTGGCTCCTGGGCACGGGCCCGTCCCGCCTGCTGCCGCTCGACACCCCCGACACCCGTCCCTGA
- the rpsB gene encoding 30S ribosomal protein S2, producing MAVVTMRELLESGVHFGHQTRRWNPKMKRFIFTERNGIYIIDLLQSLSYIDRAYEFVKETVAHGGTVMFVGTKKQAQEAIAEQATRVGMPYVNQRWLGGMLTNFSTVYKRLQRLKELEQIDFEDVAASGLTKKELLVLSREKAKLEKTLGGIREMQKVPSAVWIVDTKKEHIAVGEARKLNIPVVAILDTNCDPDEVDYKIPGNDDAIRSVTLLTRVIADAVAEGLISRSGAGKAAGDKAAGEPLAAWERDLLEGEKKADDAEVQTSAETEKVADAEQAEAPAEAEAVEAPAAEAEVAAEAPVAEAPAADAEQA from the coding sequence ATGGCCGTCGTCACGATGCGGGAGCTGCTGGAAAGCGGCGTCCACTTCGGTCACCAGACCCGTCGCTGGAACCCGAAGATGAAGCGCTTCATCTTCACCGAGCGCAACGGCATCTACATCATCGACCTGCTCCAGTCGCTGTCGTACATCGACCGCGCCTACGAGTTCGTCAAGGAGACCGTCGCCCACGGCGGCACGGTCATGTTCGTCGGCACGAAGAAGCAGGCGCAGGAGGCCATCGCGGAGCAGGCCACCCGCGTCGGCATGCCCTACGTCAACCAGCGCTGGCTGGGCGGCATGCTCACCAACTTCTCCACCGTCTACAAGCGTCTGCAGCGCCTCAAGGAGCTCGAGCAGATCGACTTCGAGGACGTCGCGGCCTCGGGTCTCACCAAGAAGGAGCTTCTCGTGCTCTCGCGCGAGAAGGCCAAGCTGGAGAAGACCCTCGGTGGTATCCGCGAGATGCAGAAGGTGCCCAGCGCCGTCTGGATCGTGGACACCAAGAAGGAGCACATCGCGGTCGGCGAGGCCCGGAAGCTCAACATCCCGGTCGTCGCCATCCTCGACACCAACTGTGACCCGGACGAGGTCGACTACAAGATCCCGGGCAACGACGACGCGATCCGCTCCGTCACCCTGCTCACCCGCGTGATCGCCGACGCTGTCGCCGAGGGCCTCATCTCCCGCTCCGGCGCCGGCAAGGCCGCGGGCGACAAGGCCGCGGGCGAGCCGCTCGCCGCGTGGGAGCGCGACCTGCTCGAGGGCGAGAAGAAGGCCGACGACGCCGAGGTCCAGACCTCCGCCGAGACGGAGAAGGTCGCCGACGCCGAGCAGGCCGAGGCCCCCGCCGAGGCTGAGGCCGTCGAGGCCCCCGCCGCCGAGGCCGAGGTTGCTGCCGAGGCGCCCGTCGCCGAGGCCCCCGCCGCGGACGCCGAGCAGGCCTGA
- the tsf gene encoding translation elongation factor Ts: MANYTAADVKKLRELTGAGMMDCKKALDEADGHVDKAVEALRIKGQKGVAKREGRSAENGAVVSIIADDNTSGVLVELKCETDFVAKGEKFQAVANEIAQHVVKTSPADIEALLGSEIEPGKTVQAFVDEANANLGEKIVLDRFAQFSGAFVASYMHRTMPDLPPQIGVLVELDKADADLAKGIAQHIAAFAPKYLSKEDVPAEVVETERRVAEETTRAEGKPEAALPKIVEGRVNGFFKEATLLGQPYALDNKKSVQKVLDEAGVTLKRFSRIKVGI, translated from the coding sequence ATGGCGAACTACACCGCCGCCGACGTCAAGAAGCTTCGTGAGCTCACCGGCGCCGGCATGATGGACTGCAAGAAGGCGCTGGACGAGGCCGACGGTCACGTCGACAAGGCCGTCGAGGCGCTGCGGATCAAGGGCCAGAAGGGCGTCGCCAAGCGCGAGGGCCGCTCCGCCGAGAACGGCGCCGTGGTCTCCATCATCGCTGACGACAACACCTCCGGTGTCCTGGTCGAGCTGAAGTGCGAGACGGACTTCGTCGCCAAGGGCGAGAAGTTCCAGGCTGTCGCCAACGAGATCGCCCAGCACGTCGTCAAGACGTCGCCGGCCGACATCGAGGCGCTCCTCGGCTCCGAGATCGAGCCGGGCAAGACGGTTCAGGCGTTCGTCGACGAGGCCAACGCCAACCTGGGCGAGAAGATCGTCCTGGACCGCTTCGCCCAGTTCTCCGGCGCCTTCGTGGCCTCGTACATGCACCGCACCATGCCCGATCTGCCCCCGCAGATCGGTGTTCTGGTCGAGCTGGACAAGGCCGACGCCGACCTCGCCAAGGGCATCGCGCAGCACATCGCCGCCTTCGCGCCGAAGTACCTCTCCAAGGAGGACGTTCCGGCCGAGGTCGTCGAGACCGAGCGTCGCGTCGCCGAGGAGACCACCCGCGCCGAGGGCAAGCCCGAGGCCGCCCTCCCGAAGATCGTCGAGGGTCGCGTCAACGGCTTCTTCAAGGAGGCCACCCTCCTCGGTCAGCCGTACGCGCTCGACAACAAGAAGTCCGTCCAGAAGGTTCTGGACGAGGCCGGTGTCACCCTGAAGCGCTTCTCGCGCATCAAGGTCGGCATCTGA
- the pyrH gene encoding UMP kinase, whose protein sequence is MTTTQAGNGEKSDDGKGAGRFLLKLSGEAFAGGGGLGVDPDVVHKIAREIAAVVRGGAQIAVVIGGGNFFRGAELQQRGMDRARSDYMGMLGTVMNCLALQDFLEKEGIDSRVQTAITMGQVAEPYIPLRGVRHLEKGRVVIFGAGMGMPYFSTDTTAAQRALEIDAEALLMGKNGVDGVYDSDPKTNPEAVKFDALSYGEVITRDLKVADMTAITLCRDNKLPILVFELLAEGNIARAVKGEKIGTLVGDQSGRA, encoded by the coding sequence ATGACCACCACCCAGGCCGGCAACGGCGAGAAGAGCGACGACGGCAAAGGCGCGGGCCGCTTCCTGCTGAAGCTTTCCGGCGAGGCGTTCGCCGGTGGCGGAGGACTGGGCGTCGACCCCGACGTGGTGCACAAGATCGCCCGCGAGATCGCGGCCGTCGTGCGCGGCGGTGCCCAGATCGCCGTCGTCATCGGCGGCGGCAACTTCTTCCGCGGGGCCGAACTCCAGCAGCGCGGTATGGACCGGGCGCGCTCCGACTACATGGGCATGCTCGGCACGGTCATGAACTGCCTCGCCCTCCAGGACTTCCTGGAGAAGGAAGGCATCGACAGCCGCGTCCAGACCGCCATCACCATGGGCCAGGTCGCGGAGCCGTACATCCCGCTGCGCGGCGTGCGGCACCTGGAGAAGGGCCGTGTGGTCATCTTCGGCGCCGGTATGGGCATGCCGTACTTCTCCACCGACACCACTGCCGCCCAGCGTGCCCTGGAGATCGACGCCGAGGCGCTCCTCATGGGCAAGAACGGCGTGGACGGGGTCTACGACTCCGACCCGAAGACCAACCCCGAGGCGGTCAAGTTCGACGCGCTCAGCTACGGCGAGGTCATCACCCGGGACCTCAAGGTCGCCGACATGACCGCCATCACGCTGTGCCGGGACAACAAGCTGCCGATCCTGGTCTTCGAACTCCTGGCGGAGGGCAATATCGCGCGGGCCGTCAAGGGTGAGAAGATCGGCACACTCGTGGGCGACCAGAGCGGCCGAGCCTGA
- the frr gene encoding ribosome recycling factor: MIEETLLEAEEKMEKAVVVAKEDFAAIRTGRAHPAMFNKIVADYYGALTPINQLASFSVPEPRMAVVTPFDKSALRNIEQAIRDSDLGVNPSNDGNIIRVTFPELTEERRKDYIKVARTKGEDAKVSIRAVRRKAKDALDKLVKDKESGEDEVRRAEKELDDTTAKYVAQVDELLKHKEAELLEV; the protein is encoded by the coding sequence GTGATCGAAGAGACCCTCCTCGAGGCCGAGGAGAAGATGGAGAAGGCCGTCGTGGTCGCCAAGGAGGACTTCGCCGCGATCCGCACCGGTCGTGCGCACCCGGCGATGTTCAACAAGATCGTGGCCGACTACTACGGCGCGCTGACGCCGATCAACCAGCTGGCCTCGTTCTCCGTTCCGGAGCCGCGCATGGCCGTGGTGACCCCGTTCGACAAGAGCGCGCTGCGCAACATCGAGCAGGCGATCCGCGACTCCGACCTGGGCGTCAACCCCAGCAACGACGGCAACATCATCCGGGTGACGTTCCCCGAGCTGACGGAAGAGCGCCGCAAGGACTACATCAAGGTCGCGCGGACCAAGGGCGAGGACGCCAAGGTCTCGATCCGCGCCGTGCGCCGCAAGGCCAAGGACGCTCTCGACAAGCTCGTCAAGGACAAGGAGTCCGGCGAGGACGAGGTCCGCCGTGCGGAGAAGGAACTCGACGACACCACGGCGAAGTACGTCGCCCAGGTGGACGAGCTCCTGAAGCACAAGGAAGCGGAACTGCTCGAGGTCTGA
- a CDS encoding phosphatidate cytidylyltransferase, with protein sequence MNDSSWGAPPQAGYWGPSEQGPLQGAAPAGPTYDAHDAQHTRPMPTAPDVPAHGGDQDDDQGAARLSGPPVRNDSPPTAPYGDPSHNPQSPQEPMPSTAPEPAPAPQKKSAGRDLGAAIGVGVGLGAVIVASLFVVKAVFVGVIAVAVVVGLWELTSRLEERKGIKAPLVPLALGGAAMVVAGYVRGAEGAWVAMALTALAVLVWRMTEPPEGYLKDVTAGVFAAFYVPFLATFVAMMLTADDGPRRVLTFLLLTVVSDTGAYAIGWRFGKHKLAPRISPGKTREGLFGAVTFAMAAGALCMQYLIDDGTWWQGLILGLAVAASATLGDLGESMIKRDLGIKDMGTLLPGHGGIMDRLDSLLPTAPVVWLLLVLFVGSG encoded by the coding sequence ATGAACGACTCTTCCTGGGGGGCGCCGCCACAAGCCGGGTACTGGGGGCCGTCCGAGCAGGGGCCACTCCAGGGGGCGGCCCCGGCGGGTCCCACGTACGATGCGCATGACGCGCAGCACACTCGGCCCATGCCCACCGCGCCCGACGTACCCGCTCATGGCGGGGACCAGGATGACGACCAGGGGGCCGCTCGGCTGAGCGGCCCCCCGGTCCGCAACGACTCACCGCCGACGGCGCCCTACGGGGATCCGTCGCACAATCCGCAAAGCCCGCAGGAGCCCATGCCCAGCACCGCACCCGAGCCCGCCCCCGCACCGCAGAAGAAGAGTGCGGGACGCGACCTGGGTGCGGCCATAGGAGTGGGCGTCGGGCTCGGCGCCGTGATCGTCGCGTCGCTGTTCGTCGTCAAGGCCGTCTTCGTCGGTGTGATAGCGGTGGCCGTGGTGGTGGGGCTCTGGGAGCTCACCTCACGGCTGGAGGAGCGCAAGGGCATCAAGGCGCCCCTCGTGCCGCTCGCGCTCGGCGGGGCCGCCATGGTCGTCGCCGGATACGTGCGCGGAGCCGAGGGTGCCTGGGTGGCCATGGCGCTCACCGCGCTGGCCGTGCTGGTCTGGCGGATGACGGAACCGCCCGAGGGCTACCTCAAGGACGTCACCGCGGGGGTCTTCGCGGCCTTCTACGTGCCGTTCCTGGCGACCTTCGTGGCCATGATGCTCACCGCCGACGACGGCCCGCGCCGCGTTCTGACCTTCCTGCTCCTGACGGTCGTCAGCGACACGGGGGCGTACGCCATCGGCTGGCGCTTCGGCAAGCACAAGCTGGCTCCGCGGATCAGCCCCGGAAAGACCCGCGAGGGTCTGTTCGGAGCGGTCACCTTCGCGATGGCGGCGGGTGCGCTGTGCATGCAGTACCTGATCGACGACGGCACCTGGTGGCAGGGTCTGATCCTCGGCCTCGCGGTCGCGGCCAGCGCCACGCTCGGTGACCTCGGCGAGTCCATGATCAAGCGGGACCTCGGCATCAAGGACATGGGCACCCTGCTGCCGGGCCACGGCGGCATCATGGACCGCCTGGACTCTCTGCTCCCGACGGCTCCGGTCGTCTGGCTGTTGCTCGTCCTTTTCGTCGGTTCCGGCTGA
- a CDS encoding DUF6233 domain-containing protein: MSEKASRPQHLRSVRAWLLRQLRRTDDTIAEVERQEVAATRAARTSPPPPRGWKLAMRRAGGGGTGATPGAVHTGACGMAGKNTRPLAREQALRAITEDGVTACPYCRPDTDPGVL; this comes from the coding sequence GTGTCCGAAAAAGCGTCCCGCCCGCAGCATCTGCGCAGCGTCCGCGCGTGGTTGCTCCGGCAACTGCGCCGCACCGACGACACCATCGCCGAGGTGGAGCGCCAAGAGGTCGCGGCCACGCGTGCGGCCCGCACGTCGCCCCCGCCGCCGCGCGGCTGGAAGCTCGCGATGCGACGGGCGGGCGGCGGCGGTACCGGCGCGACCCCCGGCGCCGTCCACACCGGCGCCTGCGGCATGGCAGGGAAGAACACGAGGCCGCTCGCCCGCGAGCAGGCTCTCCGGGCGATCACCGAAGACGGCGTCACGGCCTGCCCGTACTGCCGCCCCGACACGGATCCGGGTGTTTTGTGA
- a CDS encoding carboxymuconolactone decarboxylase family protein — protein MEARLNLFASPVAAKFMKHIVAAGRPLAESTLPLATQELVKLRASQINGCGFCTDMHSKDAEAAGETSVRLNLVAAWREATVFTDAERAALELTEQSTRIADAAGGVTDECWANAAKYYDEEQLAALVCCIALINAFNRANVMIQQPAGDYRPGQFA, from the coding sequence ATGGAAGCTCGTCTGAACCTCTTCGCCAGCCCGGTGGCGGCCAAGTTCATGAAGCACATCGTCGCCGCGGGCAGGCCGCTCGCGGAGTCGACGCTGCCGCTCGCGACGCAGGAGTTGGTGAAGCTTCGTGCCAGCCAGATCAACGGCTGCGGGTTCTGCACGGACATGCACAGCAAGGACGCGGAGGCCGCGGGGGAGACCTCCGTGCGCCTCAATCTGGTCGCGGCCTGGAGGGAGGCGACGGTGTTCACCGACGCCGAGCGCGCCGCCCTGGAGCTGACGGAGCAGAGCACGCGCATCGCCGACGCGGCCGGCGGCGTCACGGACGAGTGCTGGGCGAACGCCGCCAAGTACTACGACGAGGAGCAGCTCGCCGCGCTGGTGTGCTGCATCGCGCTCATCAACGCCTTCAACCGCGCGAACGTCATGATCCAGCAGCCCGCCGGCGACTACAGGCCCGGCCAGTTCGCGTAG